From Triticum aestivum cultivar Chinese Spring chromosome 4A, IWGSC CS RefSeq v2.1, whole genome shotgun sequence, a single genomic window includes:
- the LOC123087488 gene encoding PGR5-like protein 1A, chloroplastic, which translates to MATEVVALSPASRLPSLSSRPNALAASSSRSRAPRGARAPSSPLALTTSTGHRRKALLLLRPRATEQQGQVQQQDEEVVDGNVLPYCSIDGKKKKTIGEMEQEFLRALQSFYYDQKAIMSNEEFDNLKEELMWEGSSVVMLSADEQRLLEASIAYIAGNPIMSDAEFDELKLRLKQDGSDIVTEGPRCSLRSRKVYSDLTVDYLKMFLLNVPATIVALGLFFFIDELTGFEVNVFQFPEPFGFIFTYFAALPLILVTAQVVTKAIINDVLILKGPCPNCGTENLSFYGTILSIESGGATNNVKCANCKTVMVYDSKTRLITLPDS; encoded by the exons ATGGCCACCGAGGTGGTGGCGCTCTCGCCGGCCTCCCGCCTGCCGTCCCTCTCCTCCAGGCCTAACGctctagccgcctcctcctcccggtcCCGAGCACCTCGCGGCGCCCGTGCCCCCAGTTCACCGCTGGCGCTCACCACCTCCACGGGGCACCGGCGCaaagcgctcctcctcctccggccccgCGCCACCGAGCAGCAAGGGCAGGTGCAGCAGCAGGACGAGGAGGTGGTGGACGGCAACGTGCTCCCCTACTGTAGCATCgacggcaagaagaagaagaccatcgGGGAGATGGAGCAGGAGTTCCTACGAGCCCTGCAG TCCTTCTACTACGACCAGAAGGCCATCATGTCCAACGAGGAGTTCGACAACCTCAAGGAGGAGCTCATGTGGGAAGGCAGCAGCGTCGTCATGCTAA GCGCCGATGAGCAGAGGCTGCTGGAAGCCTCCATTGCCTACATCGCCGGCAACCCCATCATGTCAGATGCGGAGTTCGACGAGCTCAAGCTTAGACTCAAG CAAGATGGAAGCGACATCGTGACGGAAGGCCCCAGGTGCAGTCTACGGAGTCGGAAG GTTTACAGCGATCTGACCGTTGACTACTTGAAGATGTTCCTGCTCAATGTTCCAGCAACTATTGTTGCTCTAGGACT GTTCTTTTTCATCGATGAGCTGACTGGCTTTGAGGTCAATGTATTCCAG TTTCCGGAGCCCTTTGGCTTCATATTCACGTATTTTGCCGCTTTGCCTCTGATATTGGTAACGGCGCAAGTGGTAACCAAGGCCATAATAAATGATGTCTTAATCCTGAAG GGGCCGTGTCCGAATTGCGGCACTGAAAATCTTTCCTTCTACGGGACGATACTGTCGATCGAGAGTGGTGGAGCAACAAACAATGTGAAGTGCGCAAA TTGCAAAACAGTGATGGTATACGACTCAAAAACTCGGCTGATCACACTTCCAGATTCATGA